The proteins below come from a single Procambarus clarkii isolate CNS0578487 chromosome 54, FALCON_Pclarkii_2.0, whole genome shotgun sequence genomic window:
- the LOC138352690 gene encoding protein FAM200A-like yields MWLGTWYAATEQTLEVHLSHSVIRHLTLMQENLDFYFPDSENDQLTYNIWMFISFTDDGTDHCDALLELRAEYLQKAFFMTFSHPMDFWLTLLDIAEYKDLVEQAIAIFVQMPTSYLCEQVFSSLVFVKTKKRNAILSLGPLMQIALENRLTPQFNLIADKVQQQPSH; encoded by the coding sequence ATGTGGCTGGGAACATGGTATGCGGCAACAGAGCAGACACTGGAGGTACATTTGTCACACTCAGTTATCAGACACCTTACTTTAATGCAAGAAAACCTTGACTTTTATTTCCCAGACAGTGAGAATGACCAGCTGACCTACAACATATGGATGTTTATTTCCTTCACAGATGACGGAACTGATCATTGTGATGCTCTTTTGGAGCTTCGAGCAGAGTATTTACAAAAAGCATTTTTCATGACATTTAGCCATCCCATGGATTTCTGGCTTACCCTCCTTGATATTGCAGAATACAAGGATCTAGTTGAGCAGGCAATAGCCATATTTGTACAGATGCCAACATCATATTTGTGTGAGCAAGTGTTCTCTAGTTTAGTTTTTGTGAAGACAAAGAAAAGGAATGCAATCCTGAGCTTGGGTCCTCTCATGCAAATTGCACTTGAAAATCGTCTGACACCTCAATTCAACCTAATAGCAGACAAAGTGCAACAGCAGCCAAGCCACTGA